One Lentibacillus cibarius DNA window includes the following coding sequences:
- the nusA gene encoding transcription termination factor NusA encodes MSSQLFDAIDYLEKEKGIDKDILMEALEAALISAYKKNFKSASNVRVDIDEESASLKVFSRKTVVEEVENNLEEISLEEAREIDPNYEADDIIEVEVTPKDFGRIAAQAAKQVVTQRVREAERGVIFSEYADREEDVMTGIISRKDTRFVYVNLGKIEAKLAESEQMPTEDYYVHDRLKVFVTKVENSSKGPQIYISRSHPGLLKRLFEMEVPEIYDGTVEIKSVAREAGDRSKMSVHAEDPEIDAVGSCVGQRGQRIQVVVDELKGEKIDVVEWSDDPVVYVSNALSPSKVIDVLVDEEDKATTVIVPDYQLSLAIGKRGQNARLAAKLTGWKIDIKSESEAREEGLLTDDSDTFDDDAYSDNEEDLFE; translated from the coding sequence ATGAGCAGTCAATTGTTTGACGCCATTGATTACTTAGAAAAGGAAAAAGGTATTGATAAAGATATATTGATGGAGGCATTGGAAGCCGCCCTCATTTCCGCTTATAAAAAGAATTTTAAATCTGCTTCAAACGTTCGTGTTGATATTGATGAAGAGTCAGCTTCGTTAAAGGTTTTCTCACGTAAAACCGTTGTGGAGGAGGTTGAAAATAACCTTGAAGAAATATCCCTGGAAGAGGCGAGGGAGATTGATCCGAATTATGAGGCTGATGATATCATCGAGGTTGAAGTGACGCCGAAAGACTTCGGACGGATCGCAGCTCAGGCTGCCAAGCAAGTTGTTACCCAGCGCGTCCGAGAGGCGGAACGTGGCGTGATATTCAGCGAGTATGCTGATCGTGAGGAAGACGTGATGACAGGTATCATTTCGCGCAAAGACACGCGTTTTGTTTATGTTAATCTTGGCAAGATCGAAGCAAAACTCGCTGAATCTGAACAAATGCCTACAGAGGACTATTACGTGCATGACCGTCTGAAAGTATTTGTTACGAAAGTGGAAAATTCAAGCAAAGGGCCGCAGATTTATATATCAAGATCACACCCCGGCTTACTAAAACGCTTGTTTGAAATGGAAGTGCCGGAAATATATGATGGTACTGTAGAGATAAAATCGGTAGCCCGTGAAGCAGGTGACCGTTCAAAGATGTCTGTCCATGCTGAAGATCCGGAAATTGATGCAGTTGGCTCCTGTGTTGGACAGCGCGGACAACGGATTCAAGTGGTAGTTGATGAACTAAAAGGTGAGAAAATTGATGTTGTTGAATGGTCGGATGATCCTGTCGTCTATGTTTCTAATGCGCTTAGCCCGTCTAAAGTGATTGATGTCTTGGTGGATGAAGAAGACAAGGCAACAACAGTTATTGTACCTGACTACCAATTGTCACTTGCAATCGGAAAGCGGGGTCAGAATGCTCGCTTGGCGGCAAAATTAACTGGATGGAAAATTGATATAAAAAGCGAATCTGAAGCACGTGAAGAAGGACTTTTAACAGATGACTCAGATACCTTTGATGATGATGCCTATTCTGACAATGAAGAAGACTTGTTTGAATAA
- a CDS encoding DUF503 domain-containing protein yields MIVYAEVECMLYEGQSLKQKRSVIKRVMAKLRNDLNVAVTELDYHDLWQRTKLGIVTLSNQKMHAEQVIQEALRIMDAFPELERTITDVEQF; encoded by the coding sequence ATGATTGTTTACGCTGAAGTCGAATGTATGCTGTATGAAGGCCAATCTTTAAAACAAAAACGTTCCGTCATCAAGCGCGTCATGGCTAAATTACGGAATGACTTAAATGTAGCCGTCACGGAATTAGATTATCACGATTTGTGGCAGCGGACAAAATTGGGCATCGTTACGCTCTCTAATCAAAAGATGCATGCTGAACAAGTGATACAGGAAGCATTAAGAATAATGGATGCATTTCCTGAATTGGAACGCACCATTACAGATGTTGAGCAATTTTAG
- the rbfA gene encoding 30S ribosome-binding factor RbfA, translated as MGDIRSNRVAEQMKKELGELLSQKIKDPRVGFVTVTDVEVTGDLQQAKIFISVLGSEEEKHETLVGLAKAKGFIRSEIGKRIRLRKTPEITFEFDEAFDYGNRIEKILRDLNN; from the coding sequence ATGGGTGATATTCGTTCAAATCGTGTAGCGGAACAAATGAAAAAAGAACTGGGTGAACTCTTGAGTCAAAAAATTAAGGATCCACGTGTTGGATTCGTGACGGTTACTGATGTGGAAGTTACCGGTGATTTACAACAGGCTAAGATATTTATCTCCGTACTGGGTAGTGAGGAAGAGAAGCACGAAACGCTTGTTGGCTTGGCAAAAGCGAAAGGGTTTATCCGTTCAGAAATCGGCAAGCGTATACGATTGAGAAAAACACCGGAAATTACATTCGAATTTGATGAAGCTTTTGATTACGGTAATCGTATCGAGAAAATTTTACGCGACTTAAATAATTGA
- the rnpM gene encoding RNase P modulator RnpM gives MAKQRKVPQRKCIVTNEMKPKKELIRVVRNKEGEVFVDLTGKKNGRGAYVSAEQEVIEKAEKADLLSRQLNAEVDPAIYTELKQAAEGKINEK, from the coding sequence ATGGCAAAACAACGTAAAGTACCGCAGCGCAAATGCATCGTGACAAATGAAATGAAACCAAAGAAAGAACTTATACGAGTTGTTCGTAATAAGGAAGGTGAGGTTTTTGTTGACCTCACAGGTAAGAAAAATGGACGCGGGGCCTATGTTTCGGCCGAACAGGAAGTAATCGAGAAAGCAGAAAAGGCTGACCTCCTGAGCCGTCAGTTGAATGCCGAGGTTGACCCAGCCATCTATACTGAGCTGAAACAAGCCGCTGAAGGTAAAATAAATGAAAAATAA
- a CDS encoding STAS domain-containing protein codes for MELVNGHNQSIRQFLIDNQQVFADELLNEAKNVRDKIEEIQLIGNIDLLQNAHKLVLYVVDEKNQEVEEFAKQEGIAWAKYSLTLTLKIEWIQAIRRTLWNFLYEHDRLNNQLNSRDEFYRRESKINDLIDKFLNGFFISYSAFKDKLLEDQRKLVENLSAPIIPITSAISILPLIGSMDNYRANIIEEKVLLEIGNRRVQTLIMDLSGIASMETEAIHRFMRLLDGVSMMGCKPVITGLRPDIVQNMMDLDVKFGQNVETKGTLQQALHGYLNLNTENHASKS; via the coding sequence TTGGAATTGGTAAATGGACATAACCAATCAATCCGACAGTTTCTTATTGACAACCAGCAAGTCTTTGCAGATGAATTGCTTAATGAGGCAAAAAATGTTCGCGATAAGATTGAGGAAATTCAGCTGATAGGGAATATTGATTTACTACAAAATGCACATAAGCTAGTTTTGTATGTTGTAGATGAGAAAAACCAGGAAGTAGAGGAGTTTGCCAAACAGGAAGGTATTGCTTGGGCAAAGTATTCCCTCACACTGACATTGAAAATCGAATGGATTCAGGCAATACGCCGAACACTATGGAATTTTCTCTACGAACACGACAGGTTAAACAATCAACTAAACAGTCGTGACGAATTCTATCGGAGGGAAAGTAAAATAAATGATTTGATTGATAAGTTTCTGAATGGATTTTTCATCAGCTATTCCGCTTTTAAGGACAAATTGCTTGAAGATCAACGAAAACTGGTAGAAAACTTATCGGCACCGATTATTCCGATTACTTCAGCGATAAGCATATTACCGCTAATTGGATCAATGGACAACTATCGGGCAAACATTATTGAAGAAAAGGTTTTACTTGAAATAGGCAACCGGCGTGTGCAGACATTAATAATGGATTTGTCTGGAATTGCATCTATGGAGACGGAGGCAATACACCGCTTTATGCGGCTATTGGATGGAGTGTCAATGATGGGATGCAAACCCGTGATTACCGGATTACGACCAGACATCGTGCAGAATATGATGGATTTGGATGTGAAATTCGGGCAGAATGTAGAAACGAAAGGGACACTTCAGCAAGCGCTGCACGGCTATTTGAATTTGAATACAGAAAACCATGCGTCGAAGAGTTAG
- a CDS encoding L7Ae/L30e/S12e/Gadd45 family ribosomal protein has protein sequence MKNNYLNIVGLAYRAGKCSTGEDTIVKDIRQQRAKLVLLASDIGPRTQKKLMNKCKTYEVPFVFVDDKELLSYAIGKSQRVAVAILDDGFAAKIQSLLR, from the coding sequence ATGAAAAATAATTATTTAAATATCGTCGGACTTGCCTATCGGGCGGGGAAGTGTTCCACTGGGGAAGACACAATCGTGAAAGATATTAGGCAGCAAAGGGCAAAGCTCGTCCTGCTGGCAAGTGATATTGGTCCCCGTACACAAAAAAAACTTATGAATAAATGTAAAACCTATGAGGTGCCATTTGTATTCGTGGACGACAAAGAATTACTGTCCTATGCAATTGGTAAATCCCAGCGAGTGGCAGTAGCCATTTTGGATGATGGGTTTGCAGCCAAAATCCAATCGCTGCTTAGGTAA
- the infB gene encoding translation initiation factor IF-2 → MRIYEYARQNNTTSKEVIQQLKNLNVDVKNHMSTISIETIVELDKKFAPNENGNKTSSNDKQQTNNPKNNKNESGRRMNKQQSNSKPNKQHQQNQNKKQASPNQRNQESQNKQQISQGQQNQKNPNKKQAPQGQQKRGDNQKRQDQQKKKGRQHKNQQHNRNHNKNQNTNSAPKQQKPVKKLPEKITYSETLTVDELAAKLNKDASEIIKKLMFLGVMATKNQDLDDDAVELICDEFGVQVEKEIILEDTDFDKYREEDDEANLIERPAVVTIMGHVDHGKTTLLDAIRHAKVTEGEAGGITQHIGAYQVENDGKKLTFLDTPGHAAFTSMRSRGAQVTDIAVLVVAADDGVMPQTVEAINHAKAAEVPIIVAVNKMDKEGANPDRVMQELTEYELIPEDWGGSTIFVNMSAAKHEGIDSLLEMLVLVSEMEELKANPKANAFGTVIEAELDKGKGPVATLLVQNGTLNKSDSIVVGSTFGRVRAMVNDEGKRVQSAEPSTPVEVTGLNDVPQAGDQFLVFSDEKKARQVGEARQQKHIQETRSETTKVSVDDLFEQIKQGEMKEINVVIKADVQGSAEALASSLEKIDVEGVKIKIIHTGVGAIKESDIILASASNAIVVGFNVRPDVNAKKAADTEKVDVRLHRVIYKVIEEIEAAMKGMLDPEYEEKVIGQAEVRETFKVSKIGTIAGSYVTDGKVTRDSGVRLIRDGVVQFEGEIDTLKRFKDDAKEVSQNYECGITLKNFNDIKEGDILEAFVMEEIERT, encoded by the coding sequence ATGCGCATATATGAATATGCAAGGCAGAATAACACAACCAGTAAAGAAGTAATCCAGCAACTTAAAAATCTAAATGTAGATGTTAAGAACCACATGTCAACTATTTCTATTGAAACGATTGTGGAACTTGATAAAAAGTTTGCACCAAATGAGAACGGAAATAAAACTTCCAGTAATGATAAACAACAGACAAACAATCCAAAAAACAATAAAAATGAAAGCGGACGGCGTATGAATAAACAACAATCAAATAGCAAGCCCAATAAGCAACATCAGCAAAATCAAAATAAAAAACAGGCTTCACCTAATCAGCGAAACCAGGAAAGCCAAAATAAACAGCAGATTTCTCAAGGGCAGCAAAACCAAAAAAATCCGAACAAAAAACAGGCGCCACAGGGGCAACAAAAACGTGGCGACAATCAAAAGCGACAGGATCAACAAAAGAAAAAAGGTCGCCAGCACAAGAATCAGCAACATAACCGCAACCATAATAAAAACCAAAACACGAATTCAGCACCAAAGCAACAGAAACCTGTAAAGAAATTGCCGGAGAAAATCACGTACAGTGAAACACTGACCGTTGATGAACTAGCTGCTAAATTGAATAAGGATGCATCAGAAATAATCAAAAAGCTTATGTTTCTTGGGGTAATGGCTACCAAGAACCAGGACCTTGATGATGATGCAGTTGAATTAATTTGTGATGAGTTCGGTGTCCAAGTGGAGAAGGAAATTATCCTTGAAGATACTGATTTTGATAAATACCGTGAAGAAGATGATGAAGCTAATTTAATTGAACGACCCGCCGTTGTAACGATTATGGGCCACGTCGACCATGGTAAAACAACCCTTTTAGACGCAATCCGTCATGCAAAAGTGACAGAGGGTGAAGCAGGTGGAATCACACAGCATATAGGTGCTTATCAGGTAGAAAATGATGGAAAAAAACTAACCTTTCTTGATACTCCAGGTCACGCTGCATTTACCAGTATGCGCTCCCGTGGTGCTCAGGTAACTGATATTGCTGTTTTAGTTGTTGCTGCTGATGATGGTGTCATGCCACAAACAGTTGAGGCAATTAATCATGCTAAGGCTGCTGAAGTCCCAATTATTGTAGCCGTCAACAAGATGGATAAAGAAGGGGCGAATCCGGACCGGGTTATGCAGGAGCTGACAGAGTACGAGTTAATCCCTGAGGACTGGGGAGGAAGCACTATCTTCGTCAATATGTCCGCAGCCAAACATGAAGGTATTGATAGCCTCCTGGAAATGCTTGTCCTTGTATCCGAGATGGAGGAGTTAAAGGCTAATCCAAAAGCCAACGCGTTCGGGACGGTTATCGAGGCCGAGCTTGATAAAGGAAAAGGGCCTGTTGCGACATTACTAGTACAAAACGGCACACTGAATAAAAGTGATTCCATTGTAGTCGGCAGTACGTTTGGTCGAGTTCGCGCAATGGTCAATGATGAAGGTAAACGTGTACAGTCAGCTGAGCCATCAACCCCTGTGGAAGTGACTGGATTAAATGATGTGCCGCAAGCAGGAGATCAGTTTCTCGTTTTCAGTGATGAGAAGAAAGCGCGTCAGGTCGGTGAAGCACGACAGCAAAAACACATCCAAGAAACACGGTCGGAAACAACGAAAGTCAGTGTGGATGACTTGTTTGAACAAATTAAACAAGGCGAGATGAAGGAGATTAATGTTGTCATTAAGGCTGACGTGCAGGGATCGGCCGAGGCACTTGCATCCTCACTTGAAAAGATTGATGTGGAAGGTGTCAAAATCAAAATTATTCACACTGGCGTTGGTGCTATTAAAGAATCGGATATCATTCTTGCTTCCGCATCCAATGCCATTGTCGTCGGATTTAATGTACGTCCCGATGTCAACGCTAAAAAAGCTGCCGATACGGAAAAAGTGGATGTTCGATTGCATCGCGTCATTTACAAGGTGATAGAAGAAATAGAAGCAGCAATGAAAGGCATGCTTGACCCTGAATATGAGGAAAAAGTGATTGGGCAGGCTGAAGTAAGGGAAACATTTAAGGTATCAAAGATTGGTACGATTGCGGGTAGTTATGTGACAGATGGAAAAGTAACGCGCGATTCAGGTGTGCGCCTTATCCGTGACGGCGTCGTCCAATTTGAAGGTGAAATTGATACCTTGAAACGATTTAAAGATGATGCAAAAGAAGTTTCTCAAAACTATGAATGTGGTATAACGCTCAAAAACTTTAATGATATTAAAGAAGGCGACATACTTGAAGCATTCGTCATGGAAGAAATTGAGCGCACATGA
- a CDS encoding PolC-type DNA polymerase III, with the protein MDISMSEKMGLLLKQLDMPESHVNSCFSESRLLKLEVHKQTKIWHFHIQVKQVLPVDVYSLFFAKLRETFEQFAQVDLTIYTEEKHANNEIICNYWRNYLQSVSDLSPAYKDLVFDQTPRITNNKLTLTARNEAEGKALKKRLEQPFQDYCKKVGAPAFSIDIEVKEAEVEELEKFREQKAREDQELIMKTVQEKEKRDKDKQNSEQNKLLKLGYNIQDEAMPMEDIQDEERRVTVQGYVFSAEIRELRSGRSLLIAKATDYTDSLQIKMFSKGDEDAEKFALLTEGMWIKARGSIQTDMYTNELAMMANDIHEVKVESRKDTAPDGEKRVEFHAHTTMSQMDAVMSPSAFIKQAANWGHKAVAITDHGGVQGFPEAHDAGQKHGVKVLYGVEANLVDDGVPIAYNERDVQLENGTYVVFDVETTGLSAVYDTIIELAGVKIHQGEIVDRFESFANPHHPLSETTTDLTGITDDMVKDAPDVDVVLKDFYEWMADSILVAHNASFDIGFLDQGFQRIDYNKTSNPVIDTLELSRFLHPELRNHRLNTMCKHLDIELTQHHRAIYDAEATGYLLWKLVQGLLKKEITNHNQLNNHMGEGDAYKRSRPSHCILLAQTEEGLKNLYKLVSAAHVDYFYRVPRIPRSLLQKFRKGLLVGSACDQGEVFETMMQKSADEAEKAATFYDYIEVQPPSNYAHLIEKELVQNEAQILDIISKLVDLGKRMNKMVVATGNAHYLEQHDKIYRQILIASQSGNPLNRQTLPDTPFRTTNEMLDCFRFLGEDKAKEIVVDNTNTLADNIEELSPVKDGLFTPKIEGADQEMRDLCYNRAKSIYGDPVPEVVTDRLEKELSSIIGHGFSVIYLISHKLVKKSLDDGYLVGSRGSVGSSLVATMSEITEVNPLPPHYVCTGCHYHEFITDGSVGSGFDLPDKNCPNCDVPLIKDGQDIPFETFLGFKGDKVPDIDLNFSGEYQPRAHNYTKVLFGEENVYRAGTIGTIAEKTAYGYVKGYASDKQLVYKNAEIDRLVQGCTGVKRTTGQHPGGIIVVPEDKEIYDFTPIQYPADDRNSEWKTTHFDFHSIHDNLLKLDILGHDDPTVIRMLQDLSGIDPKTIPTDDEEVMKIFSGTESLGVTPDQINCQTGTLGVPEFGTRFVRQMLEDTKPNTFAELVIISGLSHGTDVWLGNAEELINEGICELPDVIGCRDDIMVYLLHKGLEASQAFTIMEYVRKGRGLKDEWIDEMKKHGVPDWYIESCKKIKYMFPKAHAAAYVLMAVRIAYFKVHHPIYFYAAYFSVRAGDFELDTMVKGSNAIRKRIEEIMNKGIDASPKEKSLLTVLEVALEMCERGFSFQKVDLYQSKASEFIVDGNSLIPPFDAVDGLGTNAAINIVQARDDGEFLSKEDLRQRSRISKTVLEYLDNHGCLEGMAEKNQLSLF; encoded by the coding sequence ATGGATATTTCAATGAGCGAAAAAATGGGTCTTCTGCTAAAGCAGCTTGACATGCCTGAATCACATGTTAATTCCTGCTTTAGTGAAAGCCGGCTGTTAAAACTTGAAGTCCATAAACAAACAAAAATATGGCACTTTCATATACAAGTAAAGCAAGTGCTACCAGTGGATGTTTATTCACTTTTTTTTGCCAAATTGCGAGAAACGTTTGAGCAATTTGCACAAGTGGATTTGACTATATACACGGAAGAGAAACATGCTAACAACGAGATCATTTGTAACTATTGGCGTAACTACCTACAATCTGTATCTGATCTGTCACCGGCGTATAAAGATCTTGTATTTGACCAGACCCCACGGATAACGAATAACAAACTTACGCTCACCGCCCGGAATGAAGCGGAAGGAAAAGCATTGAAAAAACGGCTGGAGCAACCCTTTCAGGACTATTGTAAAAAAGTTGGCGCACCGGCTTTTTCCATTGATATTGAAGTGAAAGAGGCAGAAGTAGAAGAGCTGGAAAAATTCCGGGAACAAAAAGCCCGGGAAGATCAGGAACTTATTATGAAAACCGTTCAAGAAAAGGAAAAGCGAGATAAAGATAAACAAAATAGCGAACAAAATAAGTTGCTCAAGCTAGGTTATAACATCCAGGATGAAGCGATGCCAATGGAAGATATACAGGATGAGGAGCGGCGTGTCACTGTACAGGGCTATGTTTTCTCTGCTGAAATTCGCGAGCTACGTTCCGGCAGAAGTCTGCTGATTGCCAAAGCAACGGATTATACAGACTCCCTGCAAATCAAAATGTTTTCCAAAGGCGATGAGGATGCTGAAAAATTCGCATTGTTAACAGAGGGTATGTGGATTAAGGCGCGAGGTAGCATTCAAACCGATATGTATACAAATGAATTGGCTATGATGGCCAATGACATACACGAGGTTAAAGTGGAATCACGAAAAGATACCGCCCCGGATGGTGAGAAACGTGTAGAATTCCATGCACACACAACAATGAGCCAAATGGATGCAGTGATGTCACCGTCTGCTTTTATCAAACAGGCTGCAAATTGGGGGCATAAGGCGGTTGCAATCACTGATCATGGTGGTGTGCAAGGGTTCCCTGAAGCACATGATGCCGGCCAAAAACATGGAGTTAAAGTTCTTTATGGTGTTGAAGCCAATCTTGTCGATGACGGAGTACCAATTGCTTACAATGAACGTGACGTGCAGCTGGAAAATGGTACCTATGTTGTGTTTGACGTAGAGACAACAGGATTGTCGGCTGTATATGATACCATCATTGAACTTGCCGGGGTGAAAATCCACCAGGGGGAGATTGTTGACCGGTTTGAATCGTTTGCCAATCCCCATCATCCGTTGTCAGAAACAACTACTGATTTGACTGGTATCACCGACGATATGGTGAAAGATGCGCCTGATGTGGATGTTGTTTTAAAGGACTTTTATGAATGGATGGCGGATAGTATCCTTGTCGCACATAATGCCAGTTTCGACATTGGTTTCCTTGATCAAGGCTTTCAGCGAATCGACTATAACAAAACGTCCAATCCCGTCATCGATACGCTGGAATTGTCACGATTTTTGCATCCGGAACTGCGGAATCACCGTTTGAATACGATGTGTAAACACTTGGACATTGAGCTGACCCAACACCACCGTGCCATATATGATGCGGAGGCAACCGGGTATTTGTTATGGAAACTAGTGCAAGGTCTCTTAAAAAAAGAGATTACCAATCATAATCAATTAAACAACCATATGGGTGAAGGGGATGCGTATAAACGCTCACGTCCATCACATTGTATACTGCTAGCCCAAACAGAAGAGGGATTGAAAAATCTTTATAAACTCGTTTCGGCAGCACATGTTGATTATTTTTACCGTGTACCAAGAATACCACGTTCACTGTTGCAGAAATTCCGTAAAGGGCTACTTGTCGGATCAGCTTGTGACCAGGGTGAAGTATTTGAAACAATGATGCAGAAGTCAGCAGATGAAGCAGAAAAAGCTGCTACATTCTATGATTATATTGAAGTACAGCCACCAAGCAATTATGCGCATTTGATTGAAAAGGAACTGGTCCAAAATGAGGCGCAGATCCTTGATATCATTTCGAAACTAGTCGATTTAGGCAAACGGATGAACAAAATGGTGGTGGCAACCGGGAACGCCCATTACTTGGAACAACATGACAAAATTTATCGGCAAATCTTAATCGCATCACAGTCCGGTAATCCGCTGAACAGACAAACGTTGCCTGATACACCTTTCCGGACGACAAATGAGATGCTTGATTGCTTTCGTTTTCTTGGGGAAGACAAAGCAAAAGAAATTGTAGTCGACAATACAAATACACTTGCAGACAATATTGAAGAATTATCTCCGGTTAAAGATGGCCTGTTTACACCAAAAATAGAAGGTGCAGACCAGGAAATGCGGGACCTCTGTTATAATCGTGCCAAATCCATTTATGGCGATCCTGTTCCGGAAGTGGTAACGGACCGGCTTGAAAAAGAGTTGTCAAGTATTATTGGTCACGGCTTTTCTGTTATCTATCTCATTTCACATAAACTAGTTAAAAAATCACTTGATGATGGATATTTGGTAGGATCGCGTGGATCGGTCGGCTCGTCGCTCGTTGCAACGATGTCGGAAATCACAGAGGTGAACCCTTTGCCACCGCATTACGTTTGCACAGGTTGTCATTATCATGAATTTATTACGGACGGTTCAGTCGGCAGCGGGTTTGATTTGCCGGATAAAAACTGCCCGAATTGCGACGTTCCATTGATAAAAGATGGACAAGACATTCCTTTTGAAACCTTTTTAGGATTTAAAGGAGATAAAGTACCGGATATCGATTTGAACTTTTCAGGCGAATACCAACCAAGAGCACATAACTATACAAAAGTGTTATTCGGTGAAGAAAATGTCTATCGTGCCGGAACCATCGGGACTATTGCAGAGAAAACAGCGTATGGGTATGTGAAAGGTTATGCTTCCGATAAACAACTTGTGTACAAAAATGCGGAGATTGACCGGCTTGTACAGGGATGTACTGGTGTTAAACGAACGACGGGACAGCACCCAGGCGGAATCATTGTCGTTCCTGAAGACAAAGAAATATATGATTTCACACCAATCCAATATCCTGCTGATGACCGGAACAGCGAATGGAAAACAACACATTTCGACTTCCATTCCATCCATGATAATTTGCTGAAGCTGGATATACTCGGACACGATGATCCGACTGTTATACGTATGCTACAGGACTTGAGTGGCATCGATCCAAAAACAATTCCGACCGATGATGAAGAAGTAATGAAAATTTTCTCAGGAACGGAATCACTTGGTGTAACCCCTGACCAGATTAATTGCCAGACAGGTACCCTTGGCGTTCCGGAGTTTGGTACAAGGTTTGTCCGTCAAATGCTGGAGGATACTAAGCCGAATACGTTTGCTGAACTTGTCATTATATCCGGATTGTCGCACGGTACGGATGTGTGGCTAGGAAATGCTGAAGAACTGATTAATGAAGGAATCTGTGAGTTACCTGATGTTATCGGTTGCCGTGATGACATCATGGTATATCTGCTGCATAAGGGGCTTGAAGCATCACAAGCGTTTACCATTATGGAATATGTTCGTAAAGGCAGAGGACTTAAAGATGAATGGATAGACGAGATGAAAAAGCACGGCGTACCGGACTGGTATATTGAATCATGTAAAAAAATCAAATATATGTTCCCTAAAGCCCATGCTGCTGCTTATGTATTGATGGCAGTGCGTATTGCCTATTTCAAAGTACATCATCCGATTTACTTTTATGCGGCTTACTTTTCCGTCCGTGCAGGTGATTTTGAGCTGGATACAATGGTTAAAGGGTCCAATGCAATTAGAAAGCGAATTGAAGAAATTATGAACAAAGGGATTGATGCTTCACCGAAAGAGAAAAGTCTTTTGACCGTACTAGAAGTAGCACTGGAAATGTGTGAACGTGGTTTTTCATTTCAAAAGGTGGATTTGTATCAATCAAAGGCATCTGAATTCATTGTGGATGGTAATTCATTAATTCCGCCATTCGATGCTGTAGATGGTCTTGGGACAAATGCGGCTATTAATATTGTTCAAGCTCGAGACGATGGCGAATTTCTTTCAAAGGAGGATCTTCGCCAGCGAAGCCGCATATCCAAAACAGTACTGGAATACTTGGATAATCACGGCTGCCTTGAAGGAATGGCCGAAAAAAATCAGTTATCACTGTTTTAG
- the rimP gene encoding ribosome maturation factor RimP, whose amino-acid sequence MSSHVIKTTEELIDPILEEKGLELVDIEYVKEGKNWFLRVYIDKSGGVDINECGVVSEQLSEKLDQADPVKGAYFLEVSSPGVERPLKSKDDFQKNLGNNVYVKLYEPIDGQKEYEGILKAFDGNTATIEYKIKTRTKIIEIPYDKIAKARLAVTL is encoded by the coding sequence TTGAGTTCTCATGTTATCAAAACGACGGAAGAATTGATAGACCCAATCTTAGAGGAAAAAGGACTGGAATTGGTTGATATTGAATATGTAAAGGAAGGAAAAAACTGGTTCCTCCGCGTGTATATTGATAAGAGCGGTGGTGTCGATATCAATGAATGCGGGGTTGTATCGGAACAACTTAGTGAAAAGCTTGATCAAGCCGATCCCGTTAAAGGCGCATATTTTTTGGAAGTCTCCTCGCCAGGTGTCGAACGCCCGCTTAAATCAAAAGACGATTTCCAAAAAAATCTTGGTAACAATGTATATGTGAAATTGTATGAACCCATCGATGGTCAAAAGGAATACGAGGGGATACTTAAAGCATTTGATGGTAATACAGCGACCATTGAATATAAAATTAAAACCCGTACGAAAATTATAGAAATACCGTACGACAAAATAGCAAAAGCAAGATTAGCGGTGACATTATAA